A stretch of the Polaribacter pacificus genome encodes the following:
- a CDS encoding glycosyltransferase family 2 protein, with amino-acid sequence MVSVICPVFNEEKYIKNCIKSILKQDYNKNNLEVLFVDGGSIDKTKEIITSYQKKHNHIRLLHNQDKIVPYAMNLGIEKAIGDIIIRIDAHSYFPTDYVSTLVYNLDKLGADNVGVACITDVFNKNNKTLAIKEVLSNKYGVGNSLFRIGVKDVQEVDTVPFGCYKKEVFEKFGNYNVKLKRNQDIEFNKRLKRNGGKIYLLPYTNCIYYARETFNGVAKNNYENGKWNIFTVFYTKMVDSLSIRHFIPLIFILSLILPVIGGFLWKPIFYIAVISLITYLGLIISVCVNINYNKKIKFLYLFVSFIILHISYGFGSLAGIIRFPFLK; translated from the coding sequence ATGGTAAGCGTAATTTGCCCAGTTTTTAACGAAGAAAAATATATAAAGAATTGTATTAAATCTATTTTAAAACAAGATTATAATAAAAATAATTTAGAAGTATTATTTGTTGATGGAGGGAGTATAGATAAAACAAAAGAAATTATAACTAGTTATCAAAAAAAACACAATCATATCAGGTTATTACATAACCAAGATAAAATTGTTCCGTATGCAATGAATTTGGGGATAGAAAAAGCAATAGGAGATATAATTATAAGAATAGATGCACATTCGTATTTCCCAACTGATTACGTATCAACCTTAGTTTATAATCTTGATAAATTAGGAGCTGATAATGTAGGAGTTGCGTGTATCACAGATGTTTTTAATAAAAACAATAAAACATTAGCAATAAAAGAAGTTTTATCAAATAAATATGGAGTAGGTAACTCTTTATTTAGAATAGGAGTTAAAGATGTTCAAGAAGTAGATACTGTGCCTTTTGGATGTTATAAAAAAGAAGTCTTTGAGAAGTTTGGAAACTATAACGTAAAACTTAAGAGAAACCAAGACATTGAATTTAATAAGCGTTTGAAGCGTAATGGAGGTAAAATATACTTATTACCATATACTAACTGTATATATTATGCTAGAGAGACATTTAATGGAGTAGCTAAAAACAACTATGAAAACGGTAAATGGAATATTTTTACTGTATTTTACACTAAAATGGTTGACTCATTATCAATACGTCACTTTATACCTTTAATTTTTATTCTTTCGTTAATATTACCTGTTATAGGTGGATTTTTATGGAAGCCTATTTTTTATATAGCAGTTATATCACTAATTACTTATCTTGGATTAATAATTTCTGTGTGTGTAAATATAAATTATAATAAGAAGATTAAATTTTTATATCTATTTGTTTCTTTTATAATTTTACATATTTCATATGGTTTTGGGTCTCTAGCAGGTATTATAAGATTTCCTTTTTTAAAATAA
- a CDS encoding sugar transferase — protein sequence MKQLFDTLMSLLGLIVLLPLLIMIFFLVYIKMPGGSPLFIQERIGKKGKLFKMIKFRTMIVDQSGSSVSIAGESRITPLGVKLRKYKIDELPALWNVLKGDMSIVGPRPDVPGYADKLDGEDRLILKLKPGITGPASLKYSNEEEILATVDNPIEYNNKIIYPDKVKINLDYYYNRTFIGDIKIIINTVFRTNY from the coding sequence ATGAAACAGTTATTTGATACACTTATGTCTCTATTAGGACTGATTGTTTTATTACCTTTATTAATAATGATATTTTTTTTGGTTTACATTAAAATGCCAGGTGGTTCCCCATTATTTATACAGGAAAGAATAGGGAAGAAAGGTAAACTTTTTAAAATGATCAAGTTTAGAACAATGATTGTAGATCAATCTGGATCGTCAGTTTCGATAGCAGGCGAAAGTAGAATAACTCCTTTAGGAGTAAAACTAAGAAAGTATAAGATAGATGAATTACCTGCACTTTGGAATGTATTAAAAGGAGATATGAGTATAGTGGGACCAAGACCTGACGTTCCCGGTTATGCTGATAAACTCGATGGTGAAGATCGTTTGATTTTAAAATTAAAACCAGGGATTACTGGGCCTGCAAGTTTAAAATATTCAAATGAAGAAGAAATATTAGCGACTGTTGATAACCCTATAGAATATAATAACAAAATAATATATCCTGATAAAGTGAAAATAAATTTAGATTATTATTACAATCGTACATTTATAGGTGATATTAAAATTATTATAAATACAGTCTTTAGAACCAATTATTAA
- a CDS encoding aminotransferase class I/II-fold pyridoxal phosphate-dependent enzyme, which yields MQDKIWLSSPHMGGTEQKYVQEAFETNWIAPLGPHVNGFELDLKEYLKEDTEVACLSSGTAALHLALILAGVKSKDEVLCQSFTFSASANPITYQGAKPIFIDSEKDTWNMCPVALEEAILARIAAGKKPKAIIVVHLYGMPAKIDEILKIAKKYSIVLIEDSAEALGSTYKGQKCGTFGDFGILSFNGNKIITTSGGGALVTKNLEIKAKAVFLATQARDNAPHYQHSQIGYNYRMSNVLAGIGIGQMEVLDKHVELRRKNHQFYESFFNDVAGVTVFKEPTRDFFSNHWLSCIIIDSKITGFTSEELRLKLEKDNIESRPLWKPMHLQPVFKDCQYFGGNVAETLFETGLCLPSGSNLTDIDRERISKSIREIL from the coding sequence ATGCAAGATAAAATATGGCTTTCCTCTCCACACATGGGTGGGACAGAACAAAAATATGTTCAAGAAGCATTTGAAACAAATTGGATCGCACCTTTGGGGCCTCATGTTAATGGATTTGAATTAGATTTAAAAGAATATTTAAAAGAAGATACTGAAGTTGCTTGTTTGTCTTCTGGGACTGCAGCCCTGCACTTAGCCTTAATTTTAGCCGGTGTTAAATCAAAAGATGAAGTTTTATGTCAATCTTTTACTTTTTCTGCTTCAGCTAACCCAATTACCTACCAAGGAGCAAAACCTATTTTTATTGATAGTGAAAAGGATACCTGGAATATGTGTCCTGTGGCCTTAGAAGAAGCTATTTTAGCTAGAATAGCTGCAGGTAAAAAACCAAAAGCTATTATTGTGGTGCATTTGTACGGAATGCCTGCAAAAATTGATGAAATTTTAAAAATTGCTAAAAAGTATTCGATTGTTCTTATAGAAGATTCCGCAGAAGCTTTAGGTTCAACATATAAAGGGCAGAAATGTGGTACATTTGGAGATTTTGGAATTTTATCATTTAATGGCAATAAAATTATTACTACTTCTGGAGGAGGAGCTTTAGTTACTAAGAATTTAGAAATAAAGGCAAAAGCTGTTTTCTTAGCGACTCAAGCAAGAGATAATGCACCTCATTACCAGCATTCACAAATAGGCTACAATTACAGAATGAGTAATGTGCTTGCAGGGATTGGTATAGGTCAAATGGAAGTGCTAGACAAGCATGTAGAATTAAGAAGAAAGAATCATCAATTTTATGAGTCTTTTTTTAATGATGTAGCCGGTGTTACTGTTTTTAAAGAACCTACAAGAGATTTTTTCTCAAATCACTGGTTAAGTTGTATAATTATAGATTCCAAAATTACAGGGTTTACTAGTGAAGAGTTGAGGTTGAAATTAGAAAAAGACAATATAGAATCCCGTCCATTGTGGAAACCTATGCATTTACAACCTGTCTTTAAAGATTGTCAATATTTTGGAGGAAATGTTGCAGAAACTCTTTTTGAAACGGGGCTTTGTTTGCCATCAGGATCAAATTTGACTGATATTGATAGAGAACGAATTTCTAAATCAATTAGAGAAATATTGTAA
- a CDS encoding polysaccharide biosynthesis protein encodes MFKRFILKNLSKYASRWLVLGIDVFLVCLSFIFAYFIRFNASFDFEVSNLLFQLPFIILLSLISFLVVGSYKGIVRHTGTRDVFNVFLAATFLVTLTSFSVFINRAFNFFPTFTIPVSVIIIHYLVTIFILILSRFVFKSFYEIINTELGVVSNVLIYGAGDSGIITYGALNRDTKNNFDVLGFIDDDERKINKKIDRIKIYGLEKVTDEFIEKNHIDEIIISIQNIKPSRLLEITDYFTPYDVEVKIVPPLSTWIGGDLQVNQIRDVKIEDLLDRAPILIDNPILKRDVNDKIILVTGAAGSIGSEISRQLSRYKYKKLILVDQAESPLYELQQELLQKNIQNFTSIVADVRDIKRMEGIFKEFSPEKVYHAAAYKHVPLMEESPYEAVKINIGGTKTIVDLSIKYNVERFVMVSTDKAVNPTNVMGATKRVAEMYISSVSEENTKTKFTITRFGNVLGSNGSVIPLFKKQIEKGGPLTVTHKDITRYFMTIPEACCLVLEAGTMGEGGEIYIFDMGQSVKIYEIAKKMINLSGFKYPDEIDIEITGLRPGEKLYEELLATGENTIPTYHDKIMIAKTVCIDTALTKQLICDICKTNENQDSQQVITLIKQLVPEYISNNSIYEKLDKPVSVN; translated from the coding sequence ATGTTTAAAAGATTTATCCTTAAAAATTTAAGTAAATATGCATCAAGGTGGTTGGTTTTAGGAATTGATGTATTCTTGGTTTGCCTATCATTTATTTTTGCTTATTTCATTCGCTTTAACGCAAGTTTTGATTTTGAAGTAAGCAATTTGCTTTTTCAGTTACCTTTTATAATCTTATTATCACTGATTAGTTTTTTGGTTGTGGGATCTTATAAAGGAATTGTAAGACATACAGGTACACGAGATGTGTTTAATGTGTTTTTAGCGGCAACTTTTTTAGTGACTTTAACTTCTTTTTCTGTATTTATAAATAGGGCGTTTAACTTCTTTCCTACATTTACGATTCCAGTTTCAGTTATTATTATTCATTACTTAGTCACTATTTTTATCTTAATTTTAAGTCGTTTTGTATTTAAATCCTTTTACGAAATTATAAATACGGAGTTGGGTGTTGTTTCAAATGTTTTGATATACGGTGCAGGAGATTCAGGAATCATTACTTATGGAGCTTTAAATAGAGATACAAAAAATAATTTTGATGTTCTCGGGTTTATTGATGATGATGAACGTAAGATTAATAAAAAAATAGATCGGATCAAGATTTACGGTTTAGAAAAGGTAACCGATGAGTTTATTGAAAAGAACCATATTGATGAAATCATTATTTCTATTCAGAATATTAAGCCCTCAAGACTCCTAGAAATCACAGATTATTTTACTCCTTATGATGTAGAAGTAAAAATAGTGCCTCCATTATCAACATGGATTGGTGGAGATTTACAGGTAAACCAAATTAGAGATGTTAAAATTGAAGATTTATTAGATAGAGCGCCTATTTTAATTGATAACCCAATTTTAAAACGGGATGTTAACGACAAAATAATTCTAGTTACAGGAGCTGCTGGATCTATCGGGAGTGAAATTTCTAGGCAGTTAAGTCGATATAAATATAAGAAATTGATATTAGTAGATCAAGCTGAATCACCATTGTATGAGTTACAGCAAGAGCTGTTGCAAAAGAATATTCAAAATTTCACTTCAATTGTAGCAGATGTTCGTGATATAAAAAGAATGGAGGGCATTTTTAAAGAGTTTAGCCCAGAAAAGGTATATCATGCTGCAGCATACAAGCACGTTCCTTTGATGGAGGAGAGCCCTTATGAGGCGGTCAAAATAAATATTGGAGGCACAAAAACCATTGTTGATTTGTCTATAAAATATAATGTAGAGCGCTTTGTGATGGTCTCAACAGATAAGGCTGTAAACCCTACAAATGTAATGGGAGCTACTAAGCGTGTAGCAGAAATGTATATAAGCTCTGTAAGTGAAGAAAACACTAAAACTAAGTTTACCATTACCCGTTTTGGTAATGTTCTTGGTTCAAATGGCTCTGTGATTCCTTTGTTTAAAAAGCAAATAGAAAAAGGGGGGCCATTAACAGTTACACATAAAGATATTACCCGCTATTTTATGACCATTCCAGAGGCTTGCTGCCTTGTATTAGAAGCAGGGACCATGGGAGAAGGTGGTGAGATATACATTTTTGACATGGGACAATCTGTTAAGATTTATGAAATTGCCAAAAAAATGATCAATCTCTCAGGTTTTAAATACCCAGATGAGATTGATATAGAAATTACAGGCTTACGACCTGGTGAAAAACTGTATGAAGAGCTATTAGCTACCGGTGAAAATACTATCCCAACCTATCATGATAAAATTATGATTGCTAAAACAGTTTGCATTGATACTGCATTAACAAAGCAACTGATTTGTGATATTTGTAAAACCAATGAGAATCAAGATAGTCAGCAAGTTATTACTCTCATAAAACAACTTGTTCCTGAGTATATCTCTAATAATTCTATATATGAAAAGTTAGATAAACCTGTTAGTGTCAATTAA
- a CDS encoding N-acetylglucosamine kinase — MILIADGGSTKADWIAIDSNKNEVFRVTTLGLNPAVIAPKELTNRIVNMFQLMEVKETVSAIYFYGAGCGTPKPVAILSTILEDIFPKAKVVVAEDMLAAVYASTGLNPALVCILGTGSNSCYFNGEELEMKTASLGYTLMDEASGNFFGKQLLRDYYYEKMPKNIAVKFNKQFDLDVDTVKFNLYRQPNPNMYLASFAKFMFEFKDEKYIKKMIKKGFVHFFKYRILPYNKTAETPIYFIGSIAYYFKDILEQVASKYQLVITDVIQRPIDNLVAFHSKNIME, encoded by the coding sequence ATGATATTAATAGCAGATGGTGGATCAACCAAAGCAGATTGGATTGCAATAGACTCCAATAAAAATGAAGTATTTAGGGTCACAACCCTAGGGTTGAATCCAGCTGTTATAGCTCCAAAAGAACTTACAAATAGAATCGTAAATATGTTTCAGCTCATGGAGGTGAAAGAGACTGTTTCTGCTATTTATTTTTATGGAGCAGGTTGTGGTACACCAAAACCTGTAGCAATTTTGTCAACGATCTTAGAAGATATATTTCCAAAAGCAAAAGTAGTAGTAGCAGAAGATATGTTGGCTGCTGTTTATGCTTCTACAGGTCTTAATCCTGCATTAGTATGCATCTTAGGGACGGGCTCTAATAGTTGTTATTTTAATGGAGAAGAACTAGAAATGAAAACAGCTTCTTTAGGATATACCTTAATGGATGAAGCTAGCGGTAATTTTTTCGGGAAACAGTTGCTACGAGATTATTATTATGAGAAAATGCCGAAGAATATTGCTGTAAAGTTTAACAAACAGTTTGATTTGGATGTAGATACGGTTAAGTTTAACTTATACAGGCAGCCTAATCCAAATATGTATTTGGCCAGTTTTGCTAAATTTATGTTTGAGTTTAAAGATGAGAAGTACATTAAAAAAATGATCAAAAAAGGCTTTGTGCACTTTTTTAAATATAGAATCTTACCTTATAATAAAACAGCAGAAACTCCTATTTATTTTATTGGTTCTATCGCTTATTATTTTAAAGATATTTTAGAGCAAGTAGCCAGCAAGTATCAATTGGTTATTACAGATGTTATACAAAGACCTATTGATAATTTGGTTGCTTTTCACAGCAAAAACATTATGGAATAA
- a CDS encoding UDP-N-acetylmuramoyl-tripeptide--D-alanyl-D-alanine ligase produces MTIANLYKLYAQHYLVDTDTRSIRENTLYFALKGANFNGNTFAQEALSKGALYSIVDEKDYATSDQIILVDNVLETLQQLASYHRNQLGLPIIALTGSNGKTTTKELIHSVLKKKFTTTATKGNLNNHIGVPLTLLSMTPKTEIGIVEMGANHPKEIAFLCQIAQPNFGYITNFGKAHLEGFGSLEGVIEAKSELYNYLKENNGIAFVNPKDAKQVEKTIELQTQEINFNQIKLLEVNPYVKVGLNKLQIQSHLIGTYNFTNIAAAITIGHYFKVSNANCKDALEKYIPENNRSQVIKSNENTIILDAYNANPTSMSAALESFSNLQAVNKLIILGDMFELGLDSEIEHQKIVEKLEQLNFTNCFLVGKLFMKTKSRFTKLNSTKELKELFTVHPPKNYSILIKGSRGMALEQIVALIP; encoded by the coding sequence ATGACCATAGCAAATCTTTACAAACTTTACGCCCAACATTACTTAGTAGATACAGATACGCGTTCAATACGTGAAAATACACTTTATTTTGCATTAAAAGGAGCTAATTTTAATGGCAATACATTTGCCCAAGAAGCCCTTAGTAAAGGTGCATTGTATAGTATTGTTGATGAAAAGGACTATGCAACTTCTGATCAAATAATTTTAGTTGACAATGTATTAGAAACCTTGCAGCAACTAGCTAGCTACCATAGAAATCAACTTGGGTTGCCAATAATTGCCTTAACAGGGAGCAATGGTAAAACAACTACAAAAGAACTGATTCATAGTGTTCTTAAAAAGAAATTCACAACAACAGCAACCAAAGGGAACTTAAACAATCATATTGGAGTTCCACTTACCTTGTTATCCATGACTCCCAAAACAGAAATCGGGATTGTAGAAATGGGTGCTAATCATCCAAAAGAGATTGCTTTTTTATGCCAAATAGCCCAACCAAATTTTGGTTACATCACTAATTTCGGGAAGGCTCACTTAGAAGGATTTGGAAGTCTTGAAGGAGTGATTGAAGCAAAATCAGAATTGTATAACTATCTTAAAGAAAACAATGGAATTGCTTTTGTAAACCCAAAAGATGCGAAACAGGTAGAAAAAACAATAGAATTACAAACTCAAGAAATAAATTTCAATCAAATTAAATTGCTTGAGGTAAATCCTTATGTTAAAGTAGGATTAAACAAGTTACAGATACAAAGTCATTTGATTGGGACCTATAATTTTACAAATATTGCAGCTGCGATTACTATTGGGCATTATTTTAAAGTGTCTAATGCTAACTGCAAAGATGCGCTCGAAAAATATATCCCCGAGAACAATAGGTCACAAGTAATTAAAAGCAATGAAAACACCATTATTTTAGACGCGTACAATGCCAATCCAACAAGCATGTCTGCCGCCTTAGAAAGTTTTAGCAATTTACAAGCTGTAAATAAATTGATTATTCTAGGCGATATGTTTGAGTTGGGGTTAGATAGTGAAATTGAACATCAAAAGATCGTCGAGAAACTAGAGCAATTAAATTTTACAAATTGCTTCTTGGTTGGTAAACTTTTTATGAAGACTAAATCAAGGTTTACAAAATTAAACAGCACCAAAGAGTTAAAAGAATTGTTTACTGTACACCCACCTAAAAACTATTCAATTTTAATCAAGGGATCAAGAGGTATGGCTCTTGAACAAATTGTAGCCCTTATTCCATAA
- the porU gene encoding type IX secretion system sortase PorU, translating into MKRYLLLLLIFVFSIVSANAQTTSVLSNGDWYQFSIDTTGVFKLDKEFLTKLGINTSTLDPKNIRVFGNGGAMLPEKISDFRYDDLQETAIYVEGETDGVFHETDYVLFYGVGAHSWSVNPSLQKATHKQNLYEDKAYYYITVTEGVGKRINEATEITDPAIKNISIFDDFVFHEKETRNLFAIGTQWFGEDFSVQNTQSFSIPFDKAVANSPISISVRGAAISSLASSMNITVNATNQFIIPFQTVNAGSLTLGYTTQRNTTINNSNNVIDVIIDYNNGGNPAAKAYLDFIEIVGKKRLIAGSKQFSFRSFDAFNTNGVVQYVIADAEKVRQIWDVSNPLQPFAITDNTTDVNYGFKALGGSLKEYVALVDTDYYSPSALDNPKVSNQNLHALKDINYLLITNNELESQAQRLADFHSTNSGLKTKVVLLDEIYHEFSSGSKDLTAIRDFIKNIYDSNSSSATKLQYVCFFGDGSYDYKDRIGNNTNIVPVYQSFESFNLATSYVTDDYFGMLDADEGGMQTSHTLDVATGRIPVSTVQQAAEVVTKILSYYNTSSFGDWRNTITLLADDTDEAGEDYIQSGVERIADSIKKNRGIFNVNKIYADAYKQENSSGGERYPQVNTAITNAIEKGTLVFDYFGHGGEDGFASERILDVPQIQNLNNPKTLPLFITVTCEFSRFDNPLRTTAGELIFWNSNGGAASLITTTREVFISVGQNFNERLLNILLQYDNQQVSIAESLRLAKNGFTNFQKYFIYYLGDPAMHLAIPKPNVVLTKMNGVAISQSIDTLKALSKVRFEGIVTDQTNQPLTSFNGTLSTTVYDKSIDKTTLDNNGFGVKMTFDSQSSKLFKGKATVQNGAFSFDFIVPKDIKVAYGKGKLSFYAENGVEDKAGANFEVVVGGVNPNAIDDEDGPQLKVFMNDESFVDGGTTTTSPSLIIHLSDPSGINTSITAIDHDIIAIVDGDQANPIVLNDFYETELNDFTQGKVVYQLRDLSAGAHSIKIKAWDTYNNSSETSLNFVSVSQSGLTLEKVLNYPNPFVSFTEFWFEHNMPNEPLEVQVQIMTISGKLIKTINQTVQTSSNLSRSITWNGLDDFGNKIGKGVYIYKLKVRSTRSNQSAEKYEKLVIL; encoded by the coding sequence ATGAAGAGATACCTGTTATTACTTTTAATTTTTGTTTTTTCTATCGTTTCTGCAAATGCTCAAACCACGAGTGTTTTGTCAAATGGAGATTGGTATCAGTTTTCAATAGATACAACAGGAGTCTTTAAACTAGATAAAGAGTTTTTAACAAAATTAGGGATTAATACCAGCACACTCGATCCAAAAAACATTAGAGTATTTGGGAATGGAGGTGCTATGTTGCCAGAAAAAATCAGTGATTTTAGATACGATGATTTGCAAGAAACTGCCATCTATGTAGAAGGAGAGACAGACGGAGTTTTTCATGAGACAGATTATGTGCTTTTTTATGGGGTTGGTGCTCATAGTTGGTCAGTAAACCCGAGTCTACAAAAAGCAACTCATAAACAAAATCTTTATGAGGATAAAGCATATTATTACATCACAGTAACAGAAGGAGTAGGTAAGCGAATTAATGAAGCAACTGAAATCACTGATCCTGCAATTAAAAACATTTCAATCTTTGATGATTTTGTTTTTCATGAAAAAGAAACAAGAAACTTATTTGCCATAGGTACTCAATGGTTTGGGGAGGATTTTAGTGTTCAAAATACCCAAAGTTTTTCTATCCCTTTTGATAAAGCTGTTGCCAATTCTCCTATTTCAATTAGTGTTCGTGGTGCCGCTATTTCTTCTTTGGCATCTTCTATGAATATTACTGTGAATGCAACCAATCAATTTATAATTCCTTTTCAAACTGTAAATGCAGGTTCATTAACCTTGGGTTATACAACTCAACGCAATACCACAATAAACAATTCTAATAATGTGATTGATGTGATTATTGACTACAATAACGGCGGAAATCCAGCGGCTAAAGCCTATTTAGATTTTATAGAGATTGTCGGAAAAAAGCGCTTGATTGCTGGATCAAAACAATTTTCTTTTAGAAGTTTTGATGCATTTAATACCAATGGGGTTGTTCAGTATGTGATTGCTGATGCAGAGAAAGTGCGTCAAATATGGGATGTAAGCAATCCATTACAGCCTTTTGCAATAACAGACAATACCACAGATGTTAACTATGGTTTTAAGGCATTAGGAGGTAGCTTAAAAGAGTATGTAGCACTTGTAGATACTGATTATTATTCTCCCTCGGCCTTAGACAATCCAAAGGTTTCGAATCAAAATCTTCATGCCCTTAAAGACATCAATTACCTCTTGATAACTAATAATGAGTTAGAAAGTCAAGCGCAGAGACTTGCTGATTTTCACAGCACAAATTCTGGGTTAAAAACCAAAGTAGTTTTACTGGATGAAATCTATCATGAATTTAGTTCAGGTTCAAAAGATTTAACAGCTATTCGCGATTTTATAAAAAATATCTATGATAGTAATTCGTCTTCTGCAACCAAACTTCAATATGTTTGTTTTTTTGGTGATGGTTCTTATGATTATAAAGATCGAATAGGAAACAACACCAATATTGTGCCTGTTTATCAGTCTTTTGAAAGTTTTAACTTGGCAACTTCTTACGTAACTGATGATTATTTTGGGATGCTAGATGCAGATGAGGGAGGCATGCAGACCTCTCATACGCTAGATGTAGCTACAGGTAGAATACCAGTGTCTACAGTTCAACAAGCAGCTGAAGTTGTTACCAAGATTCTAAGTTATTACAACACATCCTCATTTGGAGATTGGAGAAATACCATCACTTTATTAGCTGATGATACTGATGAAGCTGGAGAGGATTATATTCAATCTGGAGTTGAACGTATTGCAGATTCTATCAAAAAAAATAGAGGGATCTTTAATGTCAATAAAATTTATGCGGATGCATACAAACAAGAAAATTCATCAGGAGGTGAACGCTATCCACAAGTAAACACAGCCATTACCAATGCCATAGAAAAAGGAACCTTAGTGTTTGATTATTTTGGGCACGGGGGAGAAGATGGTTTTGCCAGTGAGCGAATTTTAGATGTACCTCAGATTCAAAATCTAAACAATCCAAAAACACTGCCTTTGTTTATTACGGTAACCTGTGAGTTTTCTAGATTTGACAATCCTTTAAGGACCACCGCTGGAGAATTGATTTTCTGGAACAGCAATGGTGGTGCTGCAAGCCTAATAACCACTACCAGAGAAGTGTTTATCTCGGTGGGTCAAAATTTTAATGAGCGATTACTCAATATACTTTTGCAATACGATAACCAACAAGTGAGCATTGCTGAATCATTAAGACTCGCTAAAAATGGTTTTACAAATTTTCAAAAATATTTTATCTATTACCTCGGAGATCCGGCGATGCATTTGGCGATTCCAAAACCTAATGTGGTATTAACTAAAATGAATGGGGTCGCTATTTCACAATCCATTGATACCTTAAAAGCTTTGTCAAAAGTGCGTTTTGAGGGGATCGTAACAGATCAAACGAATCAACCACTTACAAGTTTTAATGGAACTTTGTCTACCACAGTCTATGATAAATCGATTGATAAAACAACCCTAGATAACAATGGTTTTGGGGTGAAAATGACCTTTGACTCTCAAAGTAGTAAGCTTTTTAAAGGCAAGGCGACCGTTCAAAACGGAGCATTTAGTTTTGATTTTATTGTGCCTAAAGATATTAAAGTTGCTTATGGAAAAGGAAAGTTAAGTTTTTATGCAGAAAACGGTGTTGAAGACAAAGCTGGAGCAAATTTTGAAGTGGTTGTTGGGGGAGTTAATCCAAATGCAATTGATGACGAAGATGGACCACAGCTCAAAGTTTTTATGAATGATGAATCTTTTGTGGATGGCGGAACCACTACCACCTCGCCAAGTTTGATTATTCATCTCTCTGATCCAAGCGGGATCAATACTTCAATCACAGCTATAGATCATGATATTATTGCCATTGTAGACGGTGATCAAGCCAATCCCATAGTGTTGAATGATTTTTATGAAACGGAGTTGAATGATTTTACCCAAGGAAAAGTAGTCTATCAATTAAGAGATTTATCTGCAGGAGCACATTCCATTAAAATTAAAGCATGGGATACATATAATAATTCATCTGAAACCTCGTTAAACTTTGTGTCGGTTAGTCAAAGTGGATTGACCCTAGAGAAAGTATTGAATTATCCCAATCCTTTTGTGAGTTTTACAGAATTTTGGTTCGAGCACAACATGCCAAATGAACCCTTAGAGGTTCAGGTACAAATAATGACAATTTCTGGGAAGCTCATAAAAACGATTAATCAAACAGTGCAAACTTCTAGTAATTTATCTAGAAGTATTACTTGGAATGGTTTGGATGATTTTGGAAATAAAATTGGAAAAGGAGTATATATTTATAAACTTAAAGTTAGATCAACTAGGAGCAATCAATCTGCAGAAAAGTATGAAAAATTAGTAATACTTTGA